In Campylobacter concisus ATCC 51562, the following proteins share a genomic window:
- a CDS encoding M48 family metallopeptidase — MKKFLLTLLATSLLFTGCSSVTKAGVVGADRKQFMLVSSEAMEQSSAQAYVKTLTAARSKGELNVDPILTKRVQDIAKRLIAQTGVFRDDALKWKWQVNVINEDTLNAWCMPGGRIVVYSGIIKRLNLTDAQLAAVMGHEIAHALREHSREQASADQMKSIGIFAIATATGLGDLGANALNLASEYTISLPFSRSHETEADHIGTELMARAGYDPKEAVEVWVKMSKMSGGKVPEILSTHPSNESRIKDLKEIAAKLEPVYQAAKKG; from the coding sequence ATGAAAAAATTTTTACTTACATTGTTAGCGACTAGTTTGCTCTTCACTGGCTGCTCAAGCGTTACAAAAGCAGGCGTTGTTGGTGCTGATCGTAAGCAATTTATGTTAGTCTCATCAGAAGCTATGGAGCAAAGCTCGGCCCAAGCCTACGTCAAGACGCTAACAGCTGCTAGAAGTAAAGGCGAGCTAAATGTCGATCCAATCCTTACAAAAAGAGTTCAAGATATCGCTAAAAGGCTCATCGCTCAAACTGGTGTTTTTAGAGATGACGCTCTAAAATGGAAGTGGCAAGTAAATGTTATTAACGAGGATACGCTAAATGCTTGGTGTATGCCAGGGGGAAGGATAGTCGTTTATAGTGGCATCATAAAAAGGCTAAATTTAACAGATGCACAGCTAGCTGCGGTCATGGGACACGAGATCGCACACGCTCTTAGGGAGCACAGCAGGGAGCAAGCAAGTGCTGATCAGATGAAAAGCATAGGCATCTTTGCAATAGCCACAGCTACTGGCCTTGGCGATCTTGGAGCTAATGCTTTAAATTTAGCTAGCGAATACACCATATCTCTGCCGTTTTCTCGCTCGCATGAGACCGAGGCTGATCACATCGGTACTGAGCTAATGGCAAGAGCTGGATACGATCCAAAAGAGGCGGTCGAAGTCTGGGTAAAAATGAGCAAGATGAGTGGCGGAAAGGTGCCTGAAATTTTAAGCACACACCCATCAAATGAGAGCAGGATCAAGGACTTAAAAGAGATCGCAGCAAAGCTTGAGCCAGTCTATCAAGCTGCTAAAAAAGGTTAG
- a CDS encoding putative transporter: MFSSFFKDKKWALWAYGGAIFIILLLIYQTHLNVRINEWYKNFYDIVQNSKDHDVSEFWREIFNFIKIAMPYVVTYTVISFFASHWVFRWREAMTFRYLKFWQNCKSDIEGSSQRIQEDVYRFAKIMESLGVQVLRAIMTLIAFIPVLWELSKSVSLPYIKDIEGSLVYIALIISIGGLIISWFVGIKLPHIEYNNQKAEAAFRKELVYGEDDKSKFCQPNVMLELFMGVKLNYYKLFLHYGYFNLWLISFSQILVIVPYVIMGNGLFSGVITLGVLIQASNAFSQVRESFSVFIDNWTTITELRSVNKRLREFERNINYKA; this comes from the coding sequence ATGTTTTCATCATTTTTTAAAGATAAAAAATGGGCACTCTGGGCTTATGGCGGAGCGATATTTATCATCTTGCTTCTTATCTATCAAACGCACCTAAATGTCCGTATAAACGAGTGGTATAAAAATTTCTACGACATCGTGCAAAACTCAAAAGATCATGATGTAAGTGAGTTTTGGCGAGAAATTTTTAACTTTATAAAAATCGCTATGCCTTACGTCGTGACTTACACTGTGATCTCGTTTTTTGCTAGCCACTGGGTCTTTCGCTGGAGAGAGGCTATGACGTTTAGATATCTAAAATTTTGGCAAAACTGCAAAAGTGACATCGAAGGCAGTTCGCAGCGTATCCAAGAAGATGTCTACCGCTTTGCCAAAATAATGGAAAGCCTTGGTGTGCAGGTTTTAAGGGCGATCATGACGCTAATTGCCTTTATACCAGTGCTTTGGGAGCTAAGTAAGAGCGTGAGTTTGCCTTACATCAAAGATATCGAAGGCTCGCTTGTTTATATCGCTTTAATAATTAGCATCGGTGGTCTTATTATTTCGTGGTTTGTTGGTATTAAACTCCCGCATATCGAGTATAACAATCAAAAAGCAGAAGCGGCGTTTAGAAAAGAGCTAGTTTACGGCGAAGACGATAAGTCTAAATTTTGCCAGCCAAACGTCATGCTAGAGCTTTTTATGGGCGTAAAGTTAAATTATTACAAACTATTTTTGCACTATGGCTACTTTAATCTTTGGCTCATCTCTTTTTCACAAATTCTTGTCATCGTACCTTATGTCATCATGGGAAATGGCCTATTTAGCGGCGTTATAACGCTTGGTGTGCTTATACAAGCTAGCAATGCTTTTTCTCAAGTTAGAGAGAGTTTTAGCGTCTTTATCGATAACTGGACGACAATAACAGAGTTAAGATCCGTAAATAAACGTTTGAGAGAGTTTGAGAGAAATATAAACTACAAAGCGTAG
- a CDS encoding GNAT family N-acetyltransferase: MGIGKQLLSQSLDEAKRLNLKKLSL, from the coding sequence ATGGGTATTGGTAAGCAGCTTTTAAGTCAAAGTCTAGATGAGGCAAAGAGGCTAAATTTAAAAAAATTATCGCTCTAA
- a CDS encoding DUF411 domain-containing protein yields MKKLAFLALGFFATFAFAADMKVYKSPTCGCCTSWGEAMQKAGFSEETIKVDDIAKVKKEFNVPLELSSCHTAIIDGYIIEGHVPADEVKRLLELKPKDVVGIAVPGMPMESQGMEQGSKAEQYDVILFKKDGSQEIFATYIGTKKLR; encoded by the coding sequence ATGAAGAAATTAGCATTTTTGGCTCTTGGCTTTTTTGCAACATTTGCGTTCGCGGCTGATATGAAGGTCTATAAAAGCCCAACTTGTGGATGTTGTACTAGCTGGGGTGAGGCGATGCAGAAAGCTGGATTTAGCGAAGAGACCATCAAAGTAGATGATATAGCAAAAGTTAAGAAAGAATTTAACGTGCCGCTAGAGCTTTCAAGCTGCCATACAGCAATCATCGATGGATATATCATAGAAGGTCACGTTCCAGCTGACGAGGTAAAACGCCTACTAGAGCTTAAGCCAAAAGACGTAGTTGGTATCGCAGTACCTGGCATGCCGATGGAGAGCCAAGGTATGGAGCAAGGCAGTAAAGCTGAGCAATACGATGTTATTTTATTTAAAAAAGATGGCTCACAAGAAATTTTTGCCACTTACATCGGCACAAAAAAACTAAGATAA